In a genomic window of Desulforegula conservatrix Mb1Pa:
- the smc gene encoding chromosome segregation protein SMC — MKIKTLEICGFKSFPEKTVINFPKGISAIVGPNGCGKSNVIDAMRWIMGEQNVRNLRGRTSEDIIFAGTEAKQQLNMAEVSVTLINDDGRLPDVYNDYSEIMITRRLYRSGESEYKINRHPCRLKDIHDIFMGSGAGKKSFAVIQQGNIGAITDASPEERRFFVEEAAGVTKYKARKDETLKKIDATNENLLRVEDIISEVKRQMDSLSAQAKKAERFKEYQKEIKKLELAISAVKYSELNDNSNLINEKLTILRNTELIINSQISETGAGLAKEKLELDLSDETIARLTSERYEKLRLTDQAESELKHCNAEKTRLEKEIEDTGSRIEKSNEEARSMDDEITQAASELEILEKQIKELEEKKLQAESSSVRLKKAVSRLERLGSEMNRKYTETVAFHARISSSMKSSEGALESIKSRLRRLDEEAEASKKNLKEFETSKRTADEDLEGILCDMRDSAEDMSKAQKRLSESNSALEAATSALKDSEFRQKGLLSELGTLKKMDESMTGFGEGLKMLCRDPNVSDSLSVFADQFIIEAGYERAVEAALGESALFLYANEQETVFEALKLLKDKKAGRCGFILHSNHLIPATKTNLKDHAREILEFVRPLPGFEITVDALLANIFLVEDIYSIKSIPENLLANSTIVTQAGDVVKNGFLFSGGSDEGNSGIFEKKNRIRFLEHGILEGTSELEALEIKVSEAKNHIESARKNLAEVTETHNACIHDKQEVERKIFQIEESIKHARKRSEIVILEQDQLSGELEDMEIKVSKDKKQFLEAEKNIDLIKIILEKIRIKTDQIRQKTESSSGSLSEIIGAFSGAKSRYSGAKSQLERLVKFRDDSKSRLEQMLTQIAEKKADLDKTELRAEETRKSIHLLGETLAELSESLEQSREANNSIKERVKELISRHDGLQKKNDLIKDEIRNSESDKSQMDIQMQAIETRISEKYHIPMSECLENFKSISDLISVQDMEQSLAAFKKRIAALGEVNMTAIREYEELKERFDFLTTQKDDLVATIEDLQSIIRKINRITQEKFIETFEQINLKLKEVFPLLFGGGKAELIMTDPSKPLETGVELMIHPPGKKLSRLSLLSGGEKALSAIAFIFSVFMIKPASFCIMDEIDAPLDEANVIRFNELVKVIGKNSQILVITHNKKTMEFADVLFGVTMEKKGVSKVVSVDFTRGEVVKNGV; from the coding sequence ATGAAAATCAAAACACTAGAAATATGCGGATTTAAATCCTTTCCAGAGAAGACCGTCATTAATTTCCCCAAAGGCATTTCTGCGATTGTCGGGCCAAATGGTTGCGGCAAAAGCAATGTAATTGACGCCATGAGGTGGATCATGGGCGAGCAGAATGTAAGAAATCTAAGAGGAAGAACTTCCGAAGACATTATATTTGCAGGAACAGAAGCAAAACAGCAGCTCAATATGGCAGAAGTGTCCGTGACACTGATCAATGACGACGGCAGACTGCCTGATGTCTACAATGATTATTCTGAAATAATGATCACAAGGCGGCTTTACCGATCAGGAGAAAGCGAATACAAAATAAACCGCCATCCATGCAGGTTAAAAGACATCCATGACATTTTCATGGGGAGCGGGGCAGGTAAAAAATCATTTGCTGTCATCCAGCAGGGCAATATTGGCGCAATAACTGATGCAAGCCCTGAGGAAAGAAGATTTTTTGTCGAAGAAGCTGCCGGAGTTACAAAATACAAGGCCAGAAAAGACGAAACACTCAAAAAAATAGACGCCACAAATGAAAATCTCCTCAGAGTCGAAGATATTATATCTGAAGTAAAACGTCAGATGGACAGCCTTTCAGCCCAGGCAAAAAAGGCTGAACGCTTCAAGGAATATCAGAAAGAAATAAAAAAGCTTGAACTTGCAATTTCAGCGGTAAAATATTCGGAGCTTAACGATAATTCCAATCTGATCAACGAAAAGCTCACAATCCTCAGAAATACCGAATTAATCATAAATTCCCAGATTAGTGAAACAGGCGCTGGCCTTGCCAAGGAAAAGCTTGAACTTGATCTTTCGGATGAAACTATAGCCCGCCTAACTTCTGAAAGGTATGAAAAACTCAGACTGACAGATCAGGCTGAATCAGAGCTCAAACACTGCAATGCCGAAAAAACACGCCTTGAAAAGGAGATTGAGGATACAGGCTCAAGAATTGAAAAATCAAACGAAGAAGCAAGGAGCATGGATGATGAAATAACCCAGGCCGCTTCGGAGCTTGAAATTCTTGAAAAGCAGATAAAAGAGCTGGAAGAAAAAAAGCTTCAGGCCGAATCGTCATCCGTACGCCTTAAAAAAGCTGTTTCAAGGCTTGAAAGACTCGGATCTGAAATGAACAGGAAGTACACTGAGACAGTTGCTTTCCACGCAAGAATATCCTCTTCCATGAAGTCATCAGAAGGTGCCCTTGAAAGTATTAAATCAAGGCTGAGACGACTTGACGAGGAAGCAGAAGCTTCAAAGAAAAATCTCAAAGAATTTGAAACCTCAAAAAGAACTGCTGACGAAGATCTCGAAGGCATTCTGTGCGACATGAGGGATTCTGCCGAGGATATGTCAAAAGCCCAGAAAAGGCTTTCTGAGAGTAACTCTGCCTTGGAAGCTGCTACATCAGCGCTTAAGGACTCTGAATTCAGACAAAAAGGACTTCTGTCTGAACTTGGCACCTTAAAAAAAATGGATGAAAGCATGACAGGCTTTGGCGAAGGACTAAAAATGCTTTGCCGGGATCCCAATGTCTCTGACAGCCTTTCGGTCTTTGCCGATCAGTTCATAATTGAGGCTGGATATGAGAGAGCGGTTGAAGCGGCACTTGGAGAATCAGCCCTTTTTCTTTATGCAAATGAACAGGAAACGGTTTTTGAAGCCTTAAAGCTTCTTAAAGATAAAAAAGCTGGCAGATGCGGATTCATATTACATTCCAATCATTTGATACCTGCTACAAAAACGAATCTGAAAGACCATGCGCGGGAAATACTTGAATTTGTAAGACCACTTCCTGGTTTTGAAATAACTGTCGACGCTCTTTTAGCAAATATTTTTTTAGTTGAAGACATATACAGCATTAAATCAATACCTGAAAATCTGCTCGCAAATTCAACAATTGTGACCCAAGCTGGCGATGTGGTCAAAAATGGTTTCTTATTCAGCGGAGGAAGTGATGAAGGCAACTCAGGCATATTCGAAAAAAAGAACAGAATAAGATTCCTTGAGCATGGAATCTTAGAAGGCACATCTGAACTCGAAGCCTTGGAAATAAAGGTTTCAGAAGCAAAGAATCACATAGAGTCAGCCAGAAAGAATCTCGCTGAGGTTACTGAGACTCATAACGCCTGCATTCATGACAAACAGGAAGTTGAGCGCAAAATTTTTCAGATAGAGGAATCTATTAAACATGCAAGGAAAAGATCTGAAATAGTTATCCTTGAACAGGATCAGCTCTCAGGAGAGCTTGAGGACATGGAGATAAAGGTATCAAAGGACAAAAAGCAGTTCCTTGAAGCCGAAAAAAACATAGACCTCATAAAAATCATTCTTGAAAAAATCAGAATAAAAACTGATCAGATAAGACAAAAAACAGAATCTTCATCAGGAAGTCTTTCTGAAATAATTGGAGCATTCTCAGGAGCTAAAAGCAGGTATTCCGGAGCAAAAAGCCAGCTTGAAAGACTTGTAAAATTCAGGGATGACAGTAAATCACGCCTTGAGCAGATGTTGACCCAAATTGCTGAAAAAAAAGCAGATCTTGATAAAACCGAATTAAGGGCCGAGGAAACAAGGAAAAGCATTCATCTTCTTGGAGAAACCCTTGCTGAATTATCTGAAAGCCTCGAACAATCAAGAGAAGCCAATAACAGCATAAAAGAAAGAGTCAAAGAGCTGATCTCCCGCCACGATGGACTTCAGAAAAAAAATGATCTGATCAAGGATGAAATCAGGAATTCCGAATCTGACAAATCACAGATGGATATCCAGATGCAGGCCATTGAGACAAGAATTTCAGAAAAATACCATATTCCAATGTCCGAATGCCTGGAAAACTTCAAAAGCATTTCAGACCTTATTTCAGTTCAAGACATGGAGCAGAGCCTTGCAGCTTTCAAGAAAAGAATAGCAGCGCTCGGCGAAGTTAATATGACCGCAATCAGGGAATATGAAGAGTTAAAGGAACGTTTTGACTTTCTGACTACCCAGAAAGATGATCTTGTAGCAACAATTGAAGACCTTCAAAGCATAATCAGAAAAATAAACCGTATAACACAGGAAAAATTCATAGAGACCTTTGAGCAGATCAATTTGAAGCTCAAAGAGGTCTTCCCACTTCTTTTCGGTGGAGGAAAAGCCGAGCTTATTATGACAGATCCTTCCAAACCACTTGAAACAGGTGTGGAACTCATGATACATCCACCAGGTAAAAAACTTTCCAGACTCAGTCTTCTTTCAGGTGGTGAAAAGGCTCTTTCAGCAATTGCCTTTATATTCTCTGTTTTTATGATCAAGCCCGCGTCTTTCTGCATCATGGATGAAATTGACGCTCCACTTGATGAAGCCAATGTTATCCGTTTCAATGAGCTTGTGAAGGTAATAGGTAAAAATTCACAGATACTTGTAATAACCCATAACAAAAAAACCATGGAATTTGCAGACGTCCTTTTCGGTGTAACAATGGAAAAAAAGGGCGTTTCAAAGGTTGTTTCCGTGGATTTTACACGTGGAGAGGTTGTTAAAAATGGCGTTTAG
- the ftsY gene encoding signal recognition particle-docking protein FtsY — translation MAFSFFKKDKKAEEIKETVSKESLEIPEVQIPEKQENVDEAESGTDSESKSDGFFARLKRGLEKTRKILTTDVDELFSINRKIDDDLLEEIEEHLITADVGVKTTLKLMDVISEKASKLKTAYDLKSTLKSEIAAILSKTPLSEKMPFKRTDNKPYVVLVAGVNGVGKTTTIGKIASQYSAKGKKVIIAAADTFRAAAAEQLGVWAERSGSELIRHKDNSDPAAVAFDAVSASVARKADIVLIDTAGRLHTKVNLMEELKKIRRSVEKALPGAPHDTIMVVDATTGQNALSQAKLFDEEIGITGIVLTKLDGTAKGGIVVAISDELDIPICYIGVGEQIEDLQEFKPELFADALF, via the coding sequence ATGGCGTTTAGCTTTTTCAAAAAAGACAAAAAAGCCGAAGAAATAAAAGAAACGGTTTCTAAAGAATCCCTGGAAATTCCTGAGGTTCAGATTCCTGAAAAACAAGAAAATGTTGACGAAGCAGAATCAGGAACAGACAGTGAATCAAAAAGTGACGGTTTTTTCGCAAGACTTAAAAGGGGACTTGAAAAAACCAGAAAAATCCTGACAACTGATGTTGATGAGCTATTCTCAATTAACAGAAAGATTGATGATGATCTTCTTGAAGAAATTGAGGAACATCTTATTACGGCAGACGTTGGTGTCAAAACAACCCTTAAGCTCATGGATGTGATATCTGAAAAAGCTTCCAAACTTAAAACCGCGTATGATTTAAAATCGACCTTAAAATCTGAAATAGCCGCAATTCTTTCAAAAACTCCTTTATCTGAAAAAATGCCGTTCAAAAGGACAGATAATAAACCGTACGTAGTTCTTGTAGCTGGCGTGAATGGCGTTGGAAAAACAACAACAATAGGGAAAATAGCTTCCCAGTATTCCGCAAAAGGTAAAAAGGTAATAATAGCAGCAGCGGATACTTTCAGGGCTGCTGCGGCAGAACAGCTGGGAGTCTGGGCCGAAAGGTCAGGATCAGAGCTTATTCGTCATAAAGATAATTCCGACCCTGCTGCTGTAGCCTTTGACGCAGTTTCAGCATCCGTTGCAAGAAAAGCTGATATTGTGCTGATTGATACTGCTGGAAGACTTCATACAAAAGTTAACCTGATGGAAGAGCTTAAAAAAATAAGAAGATCTGTTGAAAAGGCTCTTCCGGGCGCGCCGCATGACACGATAATGGTTGTTGACGCCACAACCGGCCAGAATGCTCTGAGTCAGGCAAAACTCTTTGATGAGGAGATAGGGATCACAGGAATAGTTTTAACCAAACTTGACGGTACTGCCAAGGGCGGAATAGTTGTGGCAATATCAGATGAGCTTGATATTCCAATATGTTATATTGGAGTTGGAGAGCAAATAGAAGACCTTCAGGAGTTCAAACCTGAACTGTTTGCCGACGCTCTTTTCTGA
- a CDS encoding HU family DNA-binding protein, with the protein MTKADLIDKMASSAGITKTAAGAALEAFMEGVVEALKEEDGKVTLVGFGTFTKTTRKARKGRNPRTGEEITIDACDVVKFKPGKMLRD; encoded by the coding sequence ATGACTAAGGCAGATCTGATTGACAAAATGGCAAGCTCGGCAGGTATAACAAAAACCGCAGCTGGCGCAGCACTCGAAGCTTTCATGGAAGGAGTAGTTGAGGCTCTCAAGGAGGAAGACGGCAAAGTTACCCTCGTTGGATTTGGTACTTTCACAAAGACCACCCGCAAAGCCAGAAAGGGAAGAAACCCTAGAACTGGCGAAGAAATCACAATCGACGCCTGTGACGTCGTCAAATTCAAGCCTGGCAAAATGCTCCGCGACTAA
- the ligA gene encoding NAD-dependent DNA ligase LigA, with amino-acid sequence MMKSEIAKRLEELKKALYEHNYRYFVLDDPIISDAEYDRLLKELSEIENAYPELVTLDSPTHRLGGLAAEKFEQARHSLPMLSLDNAFDTGDIHDFHQRIMKFLENSKDRILFTAEPKLDGVALELIYEKGILVKALTRGDGETGEVITANVKTIRNIPLKLQTSEESIPELLEVRGEAVMDKAAFENLNKYRLEEGQPLFANPRNATAGSLRQLDPSVTSGRRLSFYAYGVGIHEGAGFSSQIDMLKYIADAGFMVNPFIKGRISVDEVIEVYNDLLEKRPGLPYEIDGMVVKVDDFRLQAELGIKAKSPRWAIAWKFPSIQETTKILDIKVQVGRTGAITPVAFLDPVNIGGVMVSRASLHNADEIKRKDIRIGDTVFVERAGDVIPRVVKVVETLRNGSEILFEMPETCPECGGEVFQDKDEAVLRCVNVSCPAVVKEGIIHFAAKDSFDIKGLGESLVERLLESGLIKSAADLFVLDIEKLAALERMGVKSAQNIIKAIESKKTIEAWRFINSLGIRHIGQQTAVLLSEKYPDIQMLFKALPDELEKIEGIGPVAAESIAFFFHNPLNKAEIEKLFSYGVVLKKPEIKAAQGKFSGKTFVLTGTLPVMSRDEAKKLIESSGGKVTGSVSSKTDYVVAGESPGSKLDKANQLGIKVLGEEELIELLK; translated from the coding sequence ATGATGAAGAGTGAAATTGCCAAAAGGCTTGAAGAACTTAAAAAAGCTCTGTATGAGCATAATTACAGATATTTTGTGCTTGATGATCCGATCATATCAGACGCCGAATATGACCGTCTGCTGAAAGAACTTTCAGAGATTGAAAACGCCTATCCCGAACTTGTGACCTTGGATTCTCCTACTCACAGGCTCGGCGGTCTCGCGGCAGAGAAATTTGAACAGGCCAGACACAGTCTACCAATGCTTTCCTTGGATAATGCTTTTGATACAGGAGATATTCATGATTTCCATCAGAGAATAATGAAATTTCTGGAAAACAGTAAAGACAGAATTCTATTTACAGCTGAACCCAAGCTGGACGGCGTGGCGCTTGAGCTGATCTATGAGAAAGGGATTCTTGTCAAGGCTCTTACCCGGGGGGACGGTGAAACAGGGGAAGTCATAACAGCAAACGTAAAAACAATCAGAAATATTCCTCTTAAACTCCAGACTTCAGAGGAAAGCATTCCTGAATTGCTTGAGGTGAGGGGAGAGGCTGTAATGGATAAGGCTGCATTTGAAAATCTGAATAAATACAGGCTTGAAGAAGGACAACCCCTTTTTGCAAATCCGAGAAACGCTACTGCTGGTTCGCTCCGTCAGCTTGATCCTTCCGTAACATCAGGGAGAAGGCTGTCTTTTTATGCTTATGGAGTCGGAATTCATGAAGGAGCGGGCTTTTCTTCCCAGATCGATATGCTTAAGTATATTGCAGATGCCGGTTTCATGGTTAATCCTTTCATTAAAGGCAGAATTTCAGTCGATGAGGTGATTGAAGTATATAATGACCTGCTTGAAAAGCGTCCGGGCCTTCCATACGAAATAGATGGAATGGTGGTGAAGGTTGATGATTTCAGGCTTCAGGCAGAGCTCGGCATAAAGGCAAAAAGTCCGAGATGGGCCATTGCATGGAAATTTCCGTCGATTCAGGAAACCACAAAGATTTTAGACATCAAGGTTCAGGTGGGCAGAACCGGAGCGATTACTCCGGTTGCTTTTCTTGATCCTGTGAATATTGGCGGAGTAATGGTTTCGAGGGCCAGTCTTCATAATGCAGATGAGATTAAAAGAAAAGATATAAGGATCGGCGACACAGTCTTTGTTGAAAGGGCAGGGGACGTCATTCCACGGGTGGTCAAGGTTGTTGAGACTCTAAGGAACGGATCAGAGATATTGTTTGAAATGCCTGAAACGTGTCCCGAATGTGGCGGAGAGGTGTTTCAGGACAAGGATGAGGCTGTCTTAAGATGTGTTAATGTTTCATGTCCTGCGGTCGTCAAGGAAGGTATAATACATTTTGCAGCAAAGGATTCATTCGATATTAAAGGTCTGGGTGAGAGCCTGGTTGAAAGGCTTCTTGAATCAGGTCTCATTAAATCAGCAGCTGATCTATTTGTTCTTGATATTGAAAAGCTTGCCGCACTTGAGAGAATGGGTGTTAAATCTGCCCAGAACATTATTAAGGCCATAGAATCCAAAAAGACCATAGAAGCCTGGAGATTTATCAATTCTCTTGGCATAAGGCATATAGGCCAGCAGACAGCGGTGCTACTTAGTGAAAAGTACCCAGATATCCAGATGCTTTTTAAAGCACTACCCGACGAGCTTGAAAAAATTGAAGGAATAGGGCCAGTTGCTGCAGAATCAATCGCATTTTTTTTCCATAATCCTCTTAATAAAGCTGAAATAGAGAAACTGTTCAGTTATGGCGTTGTCTTGAAGAAACCAGAAATAAAAGCTGCTCAAGGAAAATTCTCCGGTAAGACTTTTGTTCTCACTGGAACTCTTCCGGTCATGTCGAGGGATGAGGCAAAAAAGCTGATTGAATCAAGTGGTGGAAAAGTCACTGGCTCAGTAAGCTCTAAAACCGATTATGTTGTTGCCGGAGAAAGCCCTGGAAGCAAACTTGATAAGGCTAATCAGCTTGGAATTAAGGTGCTGGGGGAAGAAGAACTGATTGAATTGTTGAAATGA
- a CDS encoding nucleoside phosphorylase → MTSIVTPPDIKGTAPKTAILTGIKPDMDMLVRSFDAIEKRIPLFMAQIVIPKNNPDICIAGPFMGAPYSVMIMETLIKWGVKKFIFTGWCGSISESLKIGSILIPDSALIDEGVSRHYMFDSSDNNISYPDFNSSEILLKKAEEKGLKPYEGKIWTTDAPYMETPEKVALFRDKGAVAVDMETSAFFYVAKKRGVAASAILVVSDELFTLKWKTGLREEGFKQGRKSVCDLILKICL, encoded by the coding sequence ATGACCTCAATAGTTACTCCTCCAGACATAAAAGGCACTGCTCCCAAGACCGCAATCCTTACTGGCATAAAGCCTGATATGGATATGCTTGTCAGATCATTCGACGCCATAGAAAAAAGAATACCTCTTTTTATGGCCCAGATTGTGATACCAAAAAATAATCCTGATATATGCATCGCAGGGCCGTTCATGGGCGCTCCTTATTCTGTAATGATCATGGAGACACTGATAAAATGGGGAGTGAAGAAGTTCATATTTACAGGCTGGTGTGGATCAATTTCAGAATCTTTGAAAATCGGTTCAATACTGATTCCCGACTCAGCTTTGATTGATGAAGGTGTTTCAAGGCATTATATGTTTGATTCTTCTGATAATAATATTTCTTACCCTGATTTCAATTCTTCAGAAATATTATTAAAAAAAGCAGAAGAAAAAGGCTTAAAACCCTATGAAGGGAAGATCTGGACTACGGACGCTCCATATATGGAAACCCCGGAGAAAGTGGCTCTATTTAGAGATAAAGGCGCTGTGGCCGTTGATATGGAAACATCCGCCTTTTTTTATGTAGCGAAAAAAAGGGGAGTTGCAGCAAGCGCCATTTTGGTTGTATCAGATGAGCTTTTTACTCTCAAATGGAAGACAGGCTTAAGGGAAGAGGGTTTTAAACAGGGGCGTAAATCAGTATGTGATTTGATTCTAAAAATATGCTTATGA